The proteins below come from a single Stigmatopora argus isolate UIUO_Sarg chromosome 11, RoL_Sarg_1.0, whole genome shotgun sequence genomic window:
- the eif3s6ip gene encoding eukaryotic translation initiation factor 3 subunit L, with amino-acid sequence MPYNNEEDHDGYSNEYDQHTGDPKADMDFERQREHQTYHVIPEVIKNFLQYFHKTVSDLIDQKVYELESNRVSSESIEQKIYEIQDVYENSWNKLTDRFFKTSPWPDAKSISSLVGNDGVFLILYKELYYRHIYAKVSGGPTLNQRFESYYNYCNLFNYILNADGPAPLELPNQWLWDIIDEFIYQFQSFSQYRCKTDKMQEKEIEFLRGNPKIWNVHSVLNVLHSLVDKSNINRQLEVYTSGGDPESVAGEYGRHSLYKMLGYFSLVGLLRLHSLLGDYYQAIKVLENIELNKKSMYSRVPECQITTYYYVGFAYLMMRRYQDAIRVFANILLYIQRTRNMFQRSTYKYEMINKQNEQMHGLLAIALTMYPMRIDESIHTQLRDKYGDKMLRMQKGDLQVFEELFTFARPKFLSPVVPNYDNISPDYYKEPFTQQLKVFLEEVEQQAQLSTIRSFLKLYTRMPVAKLAGFLDMAEQDFRIQLLVFKHKMKNLVWTSGISALDGEFQSASEVDFYIDKDMIHIADTKVARRYGDFFIRQIHKFEELNRTLKKAPGSSSSSTTTTS; translated from the exons ATGCCGTACAACAACGAGGAAGAT CATGATGGCTACTCAAACGAGTATGACCAACACACAG GTGACCCAAAAGCAGACATGGATTTCGAGCGGCAGCGTGAACATCAGACCTACCACGTCATCCCAGAGGTCATCAAGAATTTCCTGCAATACTTCCATAAAACCGTCTCGGACTTGATTGACCAAAAAGTCTACGAGCTGGAGTCCAACCGCGTGTCCAGCGAGAGTATCGAACAAAAAATCTACGAGATCCAAGATGTCTACGAAAACAG TTGGAACAAGCTGACTGACCGATTCTTCAAGACGTCTCCTTGGCCTGATGCGAAATCCATTTCTTCACTTGTTGGCAACG ATGGCGTTTTCCTTATTCTTTATAAGGAACTTTACTACAGACACATCTACGCGAAAGTCAGC GGGGGACCCACTTTAAACCAGAGATTTGAGTCCTACTACAATTACTGCAACCTCTTCAACTACATTCTGA ATGCTGATGGCCCCGCCCCCTTGGAGCTTCCAAACCAATGGCTCTGGGACATCATTGATGAATTTATCTACCAG TTCCAGTCATTCAGTCAGTACCGCTGCAAGACAGATAAAATGCAGGAGAAGGAGATAGAGTTCCTGCGTGGCAACCCAAAGATCTGGAACGTCCACAGTGTTCTGAATGTGCTCCATTCCCTTGTGGATAAAAGTAACATCAACCGTCAGCTTGAAGTCTACACCAGTGGAG GTGACCCAGAGAGTGTGGCGGGCGAATATGGTCGCCACTCGCTCTACAAGATGTTGGGTTACTTCAGCTTAGTTGGGCTCTTGAGGCTGCACTCTCTACTTGGAGATTACTACCAGGCCATCAAAGTATTAGAGAATATTGAGCTCAACAAGAAG AGCATGTACTCACGTGTGCCCGAGTGTCAGATCACCACCTATTACTACGTGGGCTTTGCCTATCTGATGATGAGGCGTTATCAGGATGCCATTCGAGTGTTTGCCAACATCCTGCTCTATATTCAAAGGACGAGAAACATGTTCCAGAGGTCAACATATAAATATGAGATG ATCAACAAACAGAATGAGCAGATGCACGGCCTGCTGGCCATCGCGCTCACCATGTACCCAATGCGCATCGACGAGAGCATCCACACCCAGCTGAGGGATAAGTACGGAGACAAGATGCTACGCATGCAGAAAGG AGACCTCCAAGTCTTCGAGGAGTTGTTCACCTTCGCCCGCCCCAAGTTCTTGTCTCCAGTAGTGCCCAACTATGACAATATCAGCCCCGACTACTACAAGGAACCCTTCACGCAGCAGCTGAAGGTCTTTTTAGAGGAAGTGGAGCAGCAGGCTCAGCTCTCCACCATCCGCAG TTTCTTGAAGTTGTACACCAGGATGCCAGTGGCCAAGCTAGCAGGGTTCTTGGACATGGCCGAGCAAGACTTTAGGATTCAGCTCCTCGTGTTCAAACACAAGATGAAGAACTTGGTGTGGACCAGCGGCATCTCTGCTCTGGATGGAGAATTCCAGTCTGCTTCGGAGGTGGACTTTTATATTGACAAG GACATGATCCACATAGCAGACACCAAAGTGGCACGCCGATATGGAGACTTTTTCATCCGACAGATTCACAAGTTCGAGGAG TTGAATCGGACACTAAAAAAGGCTCCgggtagcagcagcagcagcacaacAACGACGTCTTGA
- the smoc2 gene encoding SPARC-related modular calcium-binding protein 2 isoform X1: MRVCHLLAFLCLLSAGHAQKFSALTFLRVDQDKECNMECSRAPRKPLCASDGRTFTSRCEFLRAKCRDPLLEVIRGPCKDTSRCVAEKKYTEQQAKKLFPQVFVPVCNPDGTYSEVQCHSYTGYCWCVTPNGRPISGSAVANKKPRCQGSKQERATTREPGKDETGLVVDPQPAADEEDIISQYPTLWTEQVRSRQNNRTKSPSSSCDQEQQSAQEEARQHKNDAVFVPDCGQGGLYKSVQCHPSTGYCWCVLIDTGRPIPGTSTRYEQPKCDVNARAHPTKAKDHYRSRHLQGCPGTKKTEFLTSVLDALSTDMVHAVTDPASAGKVVEPDPNHTLEERVVHWYFAQLDKNSSGDIGKKEIKPFKRFLRKKSKPKKCVKKFVEYCDISNDKALSLQELMGCLGVTKEEGAKTGEGLSPTRLHPSKKQG, encoded by the exons ATGCGCGTCTGTCATCTACTGGCCTTCCTGTGTCTTCTGAGCGCAGGACACGCTCAAAAGTTCTCCGCTCTCACG TTCCTACGAGTGGATCAGGATAAAGAGTGCAACATGGAATGTAGCAGAGCTCCTCGCAAACCCTTGTGTGCCTCAGACGGCAGGACGTTCACATCTCGCTGCGAGTTCCTTCGAGCCAAGTGCCGCGACCCCCTGCTGGAGGTCATCCGAGGGCCATGCAAAG ATACGTCCAGATGCGTAGCAGAGAAGAAGTACACGGAGCAGCAGGCCAAGAAACTTTTCCCTCAGGTTTTTGTGCCGGTATGCAACCCTGATGGCACATACAGTGAG GTACAATGTCACAGTTACACTGGATACTGTTGGTGCGTGACCCCAAATGGGAGGCCGATCAGTGGCTCGGCTGTGGCCAATAAAAAGCCTCGATGCCAAG GATCAAAACAAGAACGGGCTACCACAAGAGAGCCGGGAAAAG ATGAGACTGGTTTAGTGGTGGATCCACAACCCGCTGCAGATGAAGAAG ACATCATTTCCCAGTACCCCACGCTGTGGACGGAGCAGGTCCGCAGCCGGCAGAACAATAGAACCAAATCACCAT CCTCGTCATGTGACCAAGAACAACAGTCTGCACAAGAGGAGGCGAGGCAGCACAAAAATGATGCCGTATTTGTTCCAGATTGCGGCCAAGGTGGATTGTACAAGTCAGTCCAGTGCCACCCATCTACGGGCTATTGCTGGTGTGTCCTGATAGACACCGGGCGGCCCATACCTGGTACTTCCACCAG GTATGAACAGCCAAAGTGTGATGTCAACGCAAGAGCACACCCAACCAAAGCAAAGGATCATTACCGAAGCAGGCATTTGCAAG GTTGTCCTGGTACAAAGAAGACAGAGTTCCTGACAAGTGTTCTGGATGCGTTATCGACAGACATGGTTCACGCCGTCACCGATCCAGCATCTGCCGGAAA GGTAGTAGAGCCCGACCCCAACCACACTCTGGAGGAGAGGGTGGTCCACTGGTATTTTGCTCAGTTGGATAAAAACTCCAGCGGTGACATTGGAAAGAAGGAGATCAAGCCATTCAAACGTTTCCTGCGCAAGAAATCCAAACCCAAGAAGTGCGTCAAGAAGTTTGTGGAGTATTGTGACATCAGCAACGACAAAGCCTTGTCCCTCCAGGAGCTGATGGGCTGCTTGGGGGTGACCAAGGAGGAAG GGGCCAAAACAGGAGAAGGATTATCTCCCACTAGACTT cacccctcaaaGAAACAAGGCTAA
- the smoc2 gene encoding SPARC-related modular calcium-binding protein 2 isoform X2, with protein MRVCHLLAFLCLLSAGHAQKFSALTFLRVDQDKECNMECSRAPRKPLCASDGRTFTSRCEFLRAKCRDPLLEVIRGPCKDTSRCVAEKKYTEQQAKKLFPQVFVPVCNPDGTYSEVQCHSYTGYCWCVTPNGRPISGSAVANKKPRCQGSKQERATTREPGKDIISQYPTLWTEQVRSRQNNRTKSPSSSCDQEQQSAQEEARQHKNDAVFVPDCGQGGLYKSVQCHPSTGYCWCVLIDTGRPIPGTSTRYEQPKCDVNARAHPTKAKDHYRSRHLQGCPGTKKTEFLTSVLDALSTDMVHAVTDPASAGKVVEPDPNHTLEERVVHWYFAQLDKNSSGDIGKKEIKPFKRFLRKKSKPKKCVKKFVEYCDISNDKALSLQELMGCLGVTKEEGAKTGEGLSPTRLHPSKKQG; from the exons ATGCGCGTCTGTCATCTACTGGCCTTCCTGTGTCTTCTGAGCGCAGGACACGCTCAAAAGTTCTCCGCTCTCACG TTCCTACGAGTGGATCAGGATAAAGAGTGCAACATGGAATGTAGCAGAGCTCCTCGCAAACCCTTGTGTGCCTCAGACGGCAGGACGTTCACATCTCGCTGCGAGTTCCTTCGAGCCAAGTGCCGCGACCCCCTGCTGGAGGTCATCCGAGGGCCATGCAAAG ATACGTCCAGATGCGTAGCAGAGAAGAAGTACACGGAGCAGCAGGCCAAGAAACTTTTCCCTCAGGTTTTTGTGCCGGTATGCAACCCTGATGGCACATACAGTGAG GTACAATGTCACAGTTACACTGGATACTGTTGGTGCGTGACCCCAAATGGGAGGCCGATCAGTGGCTCGGCTGTGGCCAATAAAAAGCCTCGATGCCAAG GATCAAAACAAGAACGGGCTACCACAAGAGAGCCGGGAAAAG ACATCATTTCCCAGTACCCCACGCTGTGGACGGAGCAGGTCCGCAGCCGGCAGAACAATAGAACCAAATCACCAT CCTCGTCATGTGACCAAGAACAACAGTCTGCACAAGAGGAGGCGAGGCAGCACAAAAATGATGCCGTATTTGTTCCAGATTGCGGCCAAGGTGGATTGTACAAGTCAGTCCAGTGCCACCCATCTACGGGCTATTGCTGGTGTGTCCTGATAGACACCGGGCGGCCCATACCTGGTACTTCCACCAG GTATGAACAGCCAAAGTGTGATGTCAACGCAAGAGCACACCCAACCAAAGCAAAGGATCATTACCGAAGCAGGCATTTGCAAG GTTGTCCTGGTACAAAGAAGACAGAGTTCCTGACAAGTGTTCTGGATGCGTTATCGACAGACATGGTTCACGCCGTCACCGATCCAGCATCTGCCGGAAA GGTAGTAGAGCCCGACCCCAACCACACTCTGGAGGAGAGGGTGGTCCACTGGTATTTTGCTCAGTTGGATAAAAACTCCAGCGGTGACATTGGAAAGAAGGAGATCAAGCCATTCAAACGTTTCCTGCGCAAGAAATCCAAACCCAAGAAGTGCGTCAAGAAGTTTGTGGAGTATTGTGACATCAGCAACGACAAAGCCTTGTCCCTCCAGGAGCTGATGGGCTGCTTGGGGGTGACCAAGGAGGAAG GGGCCAAAACAGGAGAAGGATTATCTCCCACTAGACTT cacccctcaaaGAAACAAGGCTAA
- the smoc2 gene encoding SPARC-related modular calcium-binding protein 2 isoform X3 has translation MECSRAPRKPLCASDGRTFTSRCEFLRAKCRDPLLEVIRGPCKDTSRCVAEKKYTEQQAKKLFPQVFVPVCNPDGTYSEVQCHSYTGYCWCVTPNGRPISGSAVANKKPRCQGSKQERATTREPGKDETGLVVDPQPAADEEDIISQYPTLWTEQVRSRQNNRTKSPSSSCDQEQQSAQEEARQHKNDAVFVPDCGQGGLYKSVQCHPSTGYCWCVLIDTGRPIPGTSTRYEQPKCDVNARAHPTKAKDHYRSRHLQGCPGTKKTEFLTSVLDALSTDMVHAVTDPASAGKVVEPDPNHTLEERVVHWYFAQLDKNSSGDIGKKEIKPFKRFLRKKSKPKKCVKKFVEYCDISNDKALSLQELMGCLGVTKEEGAKTGEGLSPTRLHPSKKQG, from the exons ATGGAATGTAGCAGAGCTCCTCGCAAACCCTTGTGTGCCTCAGACGGCAGGACGTTCACATCTCGCTGCGAGTTCCTTCGAGCCAAGTGCCGCGACCCCCTGCTGGAGGTCATCCGAGGGCCATGCAAAG ATACGTCCAGATGCGTAGCAGAGAAGAAGTACACGGAGCAGCAGGCCAAGAAACTTTTCCCTCAGGTTTTTGTGCCGGTATGCAACCCTGATGGCACATACAGTGAG GTACAATGTCACAGTTACACTGGATACTGTTGGTGCGTGACCCCAAATGGGAGGCCGATCAGTGGCTCGGCTGTGGCCAATAAAAAGCCTCGATGCCAAG GATCAAAACAAGAACGGGCTACCACAAGAGAGCCGGGAAAAG ATGAGACTGGTTTAGTGGTGGATCCACAACCCGCTGCAGATGAAGAAG ACATCATTTCCCAGTACCCCACGCTGTGGACGGAGCAGGTCCGCAGCCGGCAGAACAATAGAACCAAATCACCAT CCTCGTCATGTGACCAAGAACAACAGTCTGCACAAGAGGAGGCGAGGCAGCACAAAAATGATGCCGTATTTGTTCCAGATTGCGGCCAAGGTGGATTGTACAAGTCAGTCCAGTGCCACCCATCTACGGGCTATTGCTGGTGTGTCCTGATAGACACCGGGCGGCCCATACCTGGTACTTCCACCAG GTATGAACAGCCAAAGTGTGATGTCAACGCAAGAGCACACCCAACCAAAGCAAAGGATCATTACCGAAGCAGGCATTTGCAAG GTTGTCCTGGTACAAAGAAGACAGAGTTCCTGACAAGTGTTCTGGATGCGTTATCGACAGACATGGTTCACGCCGTCACCGATCCAGCATCTGCCGGAAA GGTAGTAGAGCCCGACCCCAACCACACTCTGGAGGAGAGGGTGGTCCACTGGTATTTTGCTCAGTTGGATAAAAACTCCAGCGGTGACATTGGAAAGAAGGAGATCAAGCCATTCAAACGTTTCCTGCGCAAGAAATCCAAACCCAAGAAGTGCGTCAAGAAGTTTGTGGAGTATTGTGACATCAGCAACGACAAAGCCTTGTCCCTCCAGGAGCTGATGGGCTGCTTGGGGGTGACCAAGGAGGAAG GGGCCAAAACAGGAGAAGGATTATCTCCCACTAGACTT cacccctcaaaGAAACAAGGCTAA